From bacterium HR11:
CGTAACTTCAAGTGGAAGGCCCGAACGACGCCCCCGGCCGGGGCGACGCCCGTCTCGGAGACGACCTCGCCCTCGATGACACCGGCCTTCTGGAGACGTAGCGTTAAGGTCACCCCGGCCTTGAGGGAACTACACTCCTGCAAGCCGACCCGGGACCGCGTCTCGTCCCACGCCAGGACGTCATACCGCCCGGAGGCGTCCGAAAATTCGGCCCGGCCCTCGGCGTCCGTCGTCCCCTGAAGGATTCGGGCCGATGCCCGGTCCCGGTCACAGGGGACCAGCCGCACGGCGGCTTGAGGGACGGGCTGACCCGCCTCGTCTAAGACCCGCACGACCCCCGGTGGGGGCGCCGAGGCGCCCTCGGTCGGACGGGCCAGGCCGTTCGTCCCCAAAGCCAGCCAGAGACCGACCCCGCCGATGCTGATACGGATGAGTCCCCTTCGCATGGCCGCGCCTCCTTGACCGCGCTCGCTATCACTCCGGCGTTCCCTATCCGTACGGTATTGATATTGGCAAATGAGGGAAATCATTGCAAGCGGCCCGGGTCGGTTCGCAGGACCGGCGGGGCCGGTTCGCCCATCCGCCTGCATCTCGATGGGCGCATCAGAAGACGCCCGCATGACGGTGGGCACTTGGTGCCCTCTTATCAGAGCCGTTCGGTTGGTGAAAACCCGCATGGATTCGGCTTTTCCGACCCTTCGGGAAGGACGGTTTTTCAAGCTTTGGCAGATAGGCAGTTCGGCAGATGGGCAGATGGTCCCAAAAGCTCTGGGGCTGATCCTTGCCCACCCGGCTTCTATCTGCCTATCTGCCGACCTACCCATCTGCCGGATGCTTGAAAAATCGTGCTTCCCGGGCGATGGAAAAGGCCGTCCCGACGCCATCCTCACGAACAGAACGACTCTGTTATCAGTCCCGATCGGTCTTGCACCGAAATGGCTCGTAGGATAGAGTAATGGGCATGACGAAGTCGGCCTCGTGCGACTTCGGCCTCTTCCCTTTTTCCCGACGCCATCATACCGACCATAACCCCATGGAGGAGGGCGATGCATCACCGCATCTACGGGGGGAGGGCATCTCGGGTCCTCCTGTCAATTCTGCTTCTGACACTGGGTCTCGCTGGCGGGTCCTTCGTCGGGTCGGCCCCCCAGCGGCCCCATCCCAAGTTCGTGCCGCCCCAAGCGGGGCAACCCATCCTGCCGGACCAGTTTATCGTGCAACTCCAGCGGGATGTGGTCCCGGCCGACATCCATGCGTTCCGTCAGCAGGCTGAACGCATGGGCCTGGAAGTCGTCTTGCAGAGTGACGGTCCTGTGCCTTTTATCACCGTTCGGGGCCCTGAGGCCGTCGTCTTCCGGCTGGCCGACGACCCGCGCGTGCGTCTGGTGGAGCACGATGGTCCCGTTTATGCCGTGGAGCAAACGCTCCCCTGGGGCATCGACCGGATCGATGCCGACGTCAGCCCGACGGCAAATATCAACGGCGTCGATGAGCGAGTCGGGGTCGATGCGTTTATCATCGACACGGGGATTCAGCCGGACCATCCGGACCTGTATGTCGTCGGGGGTCGCAACTTTACAAGCAAGAACCCCGACGCATGGAAGGACTGCAACGGTCACGGTACCCACGTGGCGGGTACGGTGGCGGCCTTAGACAACACATACGGGGTCGTCGGGGTAGCGCCGGGTGCGCGGCTGTGGGCCGTTCGGGTGCTTGGCTGTGGCGGCTCGGGCACATGGTCCGCAGTCGCCGCCGGGGTCAACTGGGTGACCCAGTGGAAGCAGTCACATCCGACGTCGCCGGCGGTCGCCAACATGTCCCTGGGCGGGAGCGGTCACAACGCCACAGTCCATGACGCGGTCGTCACGTCTATTCAAAACAACGTCGTCTATTGTATCGCCGCCGGCAATGACGGGGCCGACGCTTCTAACTTCGAACCGGCTCACGTGACGGAGGCCCTGACGATCACGGCGACCGACTCGACGGACACGATGCCGTCCTGGGCCAACTGGGGGTTCGTCGTAGACCTGGCCGCCCCGGGCGTGAGCATTCTGAGCACGTACTTGCGGAGCGGCTACACGACCCTGTCGGGGACGTCGATGGCGACCCCCCACTGTACCGGAACGGCTACCCTCTACTTGGCGACACATCCGACGGCGACGGCCTCGGATGCCATGAACGATATCGTGACGAAGGCCCAGACCTTCGGCGGTTTCACGGCCAACACGGACCCCCAGGGTCGGCGATATGCCATCGTCTATGCCGGCCGGTACTGACTCTGCGATCGAGGTCGAGGGGACTGCACGCCGGCCCGGACCCGGTACACGGTCTGGCCGGCCCGCCAGTGAGGGGCGGGCCGGCCTTGCGGAAGAACCCTGCAAACCCGGTGGGCCCCGTCGCAGTGGTGATCTTTCCATTCACGCTGGGGGCTCCAAGAGGACGATGCGGTGGCCGTCGGGGTC
This genomic window contains:
- a CDS encoding Extracellular serine proteinase; protein product: MHHRIYGGRASRVLLSILLLTLGLAGGSFVGSAPQRPHPKFVPPQAGQPILPDQFIVQLQRDVVPADIHAFRQQAERMGLEVVLQSDGPVPFITVRGPEAVVFRLADDPRVRLVEHDGPVYAVEQTLPWGIDRIDADVSPTANINGVDERVGVDAFIIDTGIQPDHPDLYVVGGRNFTSKNPDAWKDCNGHGTHVAGTVAALDNTYGVVGVAPGARLWAVRVLGCGGSGTWSAVAAGVNWVTQWKQSHPTSPAVANMSLGGSGHNATVHDAVVTSIQNNVVYCIAAGNDGADASNFEPAHVTEALTITATDSTDTMPSWANWGFVVDLAAPGVSILSTYLRSGYTTLSGTSMATPHCTGTATLYLATHPTATASDAMNDIVTKAQTFGGFTANTDPQGRRYAIVYAGRY